The following are from one region of the Candidatus Eremiobacterota bacterium genome:
- a CDS encoding class I SAM-dependent methyltransferase, with the protein MHHDRHGARQPDRFDPARAAVLDDPARFGYVPPDTLLAELAPAPSATLLDFGAGTGMYAVALAQRRPDLRVLALDEQPAMLEHVRAAVERAGTANVEVVEPPALEALRGMVNAVLALNVLHELGDAALDELRALLAPDGRALFVDWNAEAERPVGPPRDHVYTPDEAARRLEQASFSVELRPALPYHFVLLARRTR; encoded by the coding sequence ATGCACCACGACCGTCACGGCGCGCGGCAGCCGGACCGCTTCGACCCCGCGCGCGCGGCCGTTCTCGACGACCCGGCGCGGTTCGGCTACGTGCCGCCCGACACGCTGCTGGCGGAGCTCGCGCCGGCGCCGTCGGCGACGCTGCTCGATTTCGGCGCCGGCACGGGGATGTACGCGGTCGCGCTCGCACAGCGGCGCCCGGACCTGCGCGTTCTCGCGCTGGACGAACAGCCGGCGATGCTCGAGCACGTGCGGGCCGCGGTCGAGCGGGCCGGCACGGCGAACGTCGAGGTCGTCGAGCCGCCGGCGCTCGAGGCGCTGCGCGGCATGGTGAACGCGGTGCTCGCGCTCAACGTGCTGCACGAGCTCGGCGACGCCGCGCTGGACGAGTTGCGCGCGCTGCTCGCACCGGACGGCAGGGCGCTGTTCGTCGACTGGAACGCGGAGGCCGAACGTCCCGTCGGCCCGCCCCGCGACCACGTCTATACGCCGGATGAAGCGGCGCGGCGTCTGGAACAAGCGAGCTTCTCCGTAGAACTGAGGCCGGCGCTTCCATACCACTTCGTGCTGCTCGCTCGACGCACGCGCTGA
- a CDS encoding molybdopterin-dependent oxidoreductase: MTAMRDGKHFRACNLCEAICGLEITVEHGAITDLRGDALDPLSHGHICPKGNALIDLHADPDRLKTPIRRTAGGWEPLEWDEAFDFVAEKLKAIVMRHGDDAVAIYLGNPNVHNSGTMLSSGGFLRALRTRNRFSATSVDQLPHHRAAVEMFGHPLLIPIPDVDRTDYFLVLGANPLVSNGSIMTAPGMRARIKAVQARGGRVVVLDPRRTETAAVADEHHFIRPGTDALFLLALIDEIFRAHRAELARLAPFTDGIDELRAAARAFPPERVAARTGIAADTIRRIARDFGAAPRAVAYGRIGLSTQRYGGLCQWLVNALNAITGNLDEPGGMMWPLPAFDLLQNAERGQTYAGRWRSRVRNLPEFDGEFPVATMADEMLAPGPGQVRAFVSVAGNPVLSTPNGARLDAALSELKFMVSIDPYLNETTRHATVILPPATGLEVDHYDVIFHHFAVRNTARYSEALAEIGPEQRYDWQIFEALRLRLTGKAGKNPSERLELGLQTGPYKTSIKELRAHPHGKDFGPLQPCMPERLLNADQRIKLAPPAFVADLARLESELSAQQPELVLIGRRQLRGNNSWMHNAPRLMRGPDRCTLMLNPIDAEARGIATGEEVEVRTSVGAVTVPADVTDALMPGVVSLPHGFGHGRPGVGQTLAAAKPGASFNDLSDPERLDELTGNAALNGVTVEVSRVAALVHA; the protein is encoded by the coding sequence ATGACGGCGATGCGCGACGGCAAGCACTTCCGCGCCTGCAATCTCTGCGAGGCGATCTGCGGCCTGGAGATCACGGTCGAGCACGGCGCGATCACCGACCTGCGCGGCGACGCGCTCGACCCGCTCTCGCACGGGCACATCTGTCCGAAAGGCAACGCGCTGATCGACCTGCACGCCGATCCCGACCGCCTGAAGACGCCGATCCGCCGCACCGCCGGCGGCTGGGAGCCGCTCGAGTGGGACGAAGCGTTCGACTTCGTCGCCGAAAAACTCAAAGCAATCGTCATGCGCCACGGCGACGACGCGGTCGCGATCTACCTGGGCAATCCCAACGTGCACAACAGCGGGACGATGCTCAGCTCGGGCGGTTTCCTGCGCGCGCTGCGGACCCGCAACCGCTTCAGCGCGACCAGCGTCGACCAGCTGCCGCACCACCGCGCCGCCGTCGAGATGTTCGGCCACCCGCTGCTGATCCCGATCCCGGACGTCGACCGCACCGACTACTTTCTCGTCCTGGGCGCGAACCCGCTGGTCTCGAACGGCAGCATCATGACCGCGCCCGGGATGCGCGCCCGGATCAAAGCGGTTCAGGCTCGCGGCGGCCGCGTCGTCGTGCTCGACCCGCGCCGCACGGAGACCGCCGCCGTCGCCGACGAGCACCATTTCATCCGCCCCGGCACGGACGCGCTGTTCCTGCTCGCGCTGATCGACGAAATATTCCGCGCACATCGCGCGGAGCTCGCGCGGCTCGCGCCGTTCACCGACGGCATCGACGAGCTGCGCGCCGCGGCGCGTGCGTTCCCGCCCGAGCGCGTTGCCGCCCGCACCGGAATCGCGGCCGACACGATCCGCCGCATCGCGCGCGACTTCGGCGCCGCGCCGCGCGCGGTCGCCTACGGGCGCATCGGGCTCTCGACGCAGCGCTACGGCGGCCTCTGCCAATGGCTCGTCAACGCGCTCAACGCGATCACTGGGAACCTGGACGAGCCCGGCGGGATGATGTGGCCGCTTCCCGCGTTCGATCTGCTGCAGAACGCCGAACGCGGTCAGACGTACGCCGGCCGCTGGCGCTCGCGCGTGCGCAACCTGCCCGAGTTCGACGGCGAGTTCCCGGTCGCGACGATGGCCGACGAGATGCTTGCGCCCGGCCCGGGACAAGTGCGCGCGTTCGTGAGCGTCGCCGGAAACCCGGTGCTCTCCACGCCGAACGGCGCGCGGCTCGACGCGGCGCTGAGCGAGCTGAAGTTCATGGTCAGCATCGACCCGTATCTGAACGAGACGACGCGCCACGCCACCGTGATTCTCCCGCCCGCGACGGGGTTGGAAGTCGACCACTACGACGTGATCTTCCACCACTTCGCGGTGCGCAACACCGCGCGCTACAGCGAAGCGCTGGCGGAGATCGGCCCGGAGCAGCGTTACGACTGGCAGATTTTCGAAGCGCTCCGGCTGCGCCTCACCGGCAAAGCCGGCAAGAACCCGAGCGAACGGCTCGAGCTGGGCCTGCAAACCGGCCCCTACAAGACCAGCATCAAGGAACTGCGCGCGCACCCGCACGGTAAAGACTTCGGCCCGCTGCAGCCCTGCATGCCGGAGCGCCTGCTCAACGCCGACCAGCGCATAAAACTCGCGCCGCCGGCGTTCGTCGCGGATCTCGCGCGGCTCGAATCCGAATTGAGCGCGCAGCAACCGGAGCTGGTCCTCATCGGCCGCCGCCAGCTGCGCGGCAACAACTCCTGGATGCACAACGCGCCGCGCCTGATGCGCGGCCCCGACCGCTGCACGCTGATGCTGAATCCGATCGATGCGGAAGCCCGCGGGATCGCGACCGGTGAAGAGGTCGAAGTCCGCACGAGCGTCGGCGCCGTCACCGTGCCGGCCGACGTGACCGACGCGCTGATGCCCGGCGTCGTGAGCCTTCCGCACGGCTTCGGCCACGGCCGCCCCGGAGTCGGCCAAACCCTCGCCGCCGCAAAACCCGGTGCCAGCTTCAATGACCTGAGCGATCCCGAGCGCCTCGACGAGCTGACCGGCAACGCCGCTTTGAACGGCGTCACAGTCGAAGTCAGCCGCGTCGCCGCCCTCGT
- a CDS encoding glycoside hydrolase family protein, translating to MKLQQLTAVKAATALEKLTQPQLKELQTALQTLGYPAGGADGILGPKTRAAWAQFKQDISAGQPDEIGPGSVTTLQQKLDQAAAGGGGAVPPQAVAIVKNYEGLRLQAYDDGVGVWTIGYGTTRYPNGQPVKPGDSITQAEAEQYLQNDIKGYAQKLAATVPFWNQMNANMHAALISFAYNLGPGFYGSGGFETISRDLRDKNWSAVPQALLLYSNPGSSVHEGLLARRKAEGALWRGQGPFA from the coding sequence ATGAAGCTCCAGCAGCTCACCGCGGTCAAGGCCGCCACGGCGCTCGAAAAACTCACGCAGCCGCAGCTCAAAGAGCTTCAGACCGCGCTGCAAACCCTGGGCTACCCGGCCGGCGGCGCGGACGGGATTCTGGGGCCGAAGACGCGCGCCGCGTGGGCGCAGTTCAAGCAAGACATCTCCGCCGGCCAGCCGGACGAGATCGGGCCCGGCTCGGTGACGACGCTGCAGCAGAAGCTCGACCAAGCCGCAGCGGGCGGCGGCGGCGCGGTGCCGCCCCAGGCCGTCGCGATCGTCAAGAACTACGAAGGACTACGATTGCAGGCGTACGACGACGGCGTCGGCGTGTGGACGATCGGTTACGGCACGACGCGCTACCCGAACGGGCAGCCGGTGAAGCCCGGAGACTCGATAACGCAAGCGGAGGCCGAGCAGTACTTGCAGAACGACATCAAAGGCTACGCCCAAAAGCTCGCCGCGACGGTGCCGTTCTGGAACCAGATGAACGCAAACATGCACGCGGCGCTGATCTCCTTCGCCTACAATCTCGGCCCCGGTTTCTACGGCAGCGGCGGCTTCGAGACGATCAGCCGCGACCTGCGCGACAAGAACTGGAGCGCCGTTCCGCAGGCGCTGCTGTTGTACTCGAATCCGGGAAGCAGCGTCCACGAAGGTCTGCTGGCGCGCCGCAAGGCCGAAGGGGCGCTCTGGCGCGGCCAGGGACCGTTCGCTTAG